From a region of the Opisthocomus hoazin isolate bOpiHoa1 chromosome 21, bOpiHoa1.hap1, whole genome shotgun sequence genome:
- the NOG gene encoding noggin, whose translation MDHSQCLVTIYALVVLLGLRLEQGACQHYLHIRPAPSDNLPLVDLIEHPDPIFDPKEKDLNETLLRNLMGGHFDPNFMAISAPEDRLGVDDLAELDLLLRQRPSGAMPSEIKGLEFYDGLQPGKKHRLSKKLRRKLQMWLWSQTFCPVLYTWNDLGSRFWPRYVKVGSCYSKRSCSVPEGMVCKPAKSVHLTILRWRCQRRGGQRCTWIPIQYPIISECKCSC comes from the coding sequence ATGGATCATTCCCAGTGCCTTGTGACTATATACGCCTTGGTGGTTCTGCTGGGTCTCCGGCTAGAGCAGGGCGCCTGCCAGCACTATCTGCACATCCGACCGGCTCCCAGCGACAACTTGCCCTTGGTGGATCTAATCGAGCACCCGGACCCTATCTTTGACCCCAAGGAGAAGGATCTTAACGAGACCTTGCTAAGGAACCTCATGGGCGGACACTTCGACCCTAACTTTATGGCTATTTCTGCGCCCGAGGACCGGCTGGGAGTGGACGATCTGGCTGAGCTGGACTTGCTGCTCAGGCAGAGACCCTCGGGAGCGATGCCGAGCGAAATCAAAGGGCTGGAGTTCTACGACGGGCTGCAGCCGGGCAAGAAGCACAGGCTGAGCAAGAAGCTGCGCAGGAAGCTGCAGATGTGGCTCTGGTCCCAGACCTTCTGCCCGGTCCTATACACGTGGAACGATCTCGGCAGCCGCTTTTGGCCCCGGTATGTCAAAGTGGGCAGCTGCTACAGTAAAAGGTCTTGTTCGGTCCCCGAAGGCATGGTTTGCAAACCTGCCAAGTCCGTGCATTTAACGATCCTGAGGTGGAGGTGCCAGCGCCGGGGAGGGCAGCGGTGCACATGGATACCCATCCAGTACCCCATCATTTCGGAGTGCAAGTGCTCCTGCTAG